In one window of Zingiber officinale cultivar Zhangliang chromosome 11A, Zo_v1.1, whole genome shotgun sequence DNA:
- the LOC122031426 gene encoding polyol transporter 5-like gives MTSIILGYDIGVMSGAAIFIKEDLKITDTQIEILLGILNLYSLVGSYAAGFTSDWIGRRYTIVLAAAFFFAGALLMGFATGYVFLMVGRFVAGIGVGYALMIAPVYTAEVAPASSRGFLTSFPEVFINIGILLGYVSNFAFSHLRTSIGWRFMLGVGAIPSVFLTVGVLAMPESPRWLVLRGRLREASRVLKMISDTPDEARLRLEEIKAAAGIPAECDDDCTVPKGSADLEKAVWKELLLRPTPAVRRMLLTAVGIHFFQQASGIDSVVLYSPRVFEKAGIREKNKLLETTVAVGFTKTLFILVATFLLDRVGRRPLLLGGTGGMLFSLLGLGIGLTLVDHGREAAVGLCVASILTYVAFFSIGMGPITWVYGSEILPLRVRAQGASIAVAVNRVTSGIITMTFISLYKAITIGGSFFLYAGVAAVAWVFFFTCLPETRGRTLEDIENLFAMGKDNEKAPADGDEMPAANSTSANATAQR, from the exons ATGACGTCGATAATCTTGGGTTatg ATATTGGAGTGATGAGTGGCGCGGCGATATTCATAAAGGAGGATCTCAAGATAACTGACACGCAGATTGAGATTCTGCTGGGTATCCTGAATCTCTATTCGCTGGTGGGTTCTTATGCCGCCGGATTCACCTCCGATTGGATTGGACGGCGGTACACTATCGTGCTAGCCGCTGCCTTTTTCTTCGCCGGCGCCCTCCTCATGGGTTTCGCCACGGGCTACGTATTCCTTATGGTAGGGCGGTTCGTGGCTGGCATCGGCGTCGGATACGCTCTTATGATCGCCCCTGTTTACACCGCCGAGGTGGCGCCTGCCTCCTCCCGCGGCTTCCTCACCTCCTTCCCGGAAGTCTTCATCAACATCGGCATCCTCCTCGGCTACGTCTCCAACTTCGCCTTCTCTCATCTTCGGACCTCCATCGGGTGGCGATTCATGCTCGGCGTTGGCGCCATCCCCTCTGTTTTCCTCACCGTCGGGGTGCTCGCGATGCCCGAGTCCCCCCGCTGGCTCGTCTTGCGCGGCCGCCTCCGCGAGGCCAGCCGCGTCCTCAAGATGATCTCCGATACCCCCGACGAGGCGAGGCTCCGCCTCGAGGAGATCAAGGCCGCCGCTGGCATTCCCGCCGAGTGCGACGACGATTGCACCGTCCCCAAGGGCAGCGCCGACCTGGAGAAGGCGGTGTGGAAAGAGTTGCTGCTGCGGCCGACGCCAGCGGTGAGAAGGATGCTTCTGACGGCGGTAGGGATCCACTTCTTTCAGCAGGCATCAGGGATCGACTCGGTGGTGCTCTACAGCCCGCGGGTGTTCGAGAAGGCGGGAATCCGCGAGAAAAACAAGCTGCTGGAGACGACGGTGGCAGTGGGGTTCACCAAGACGCTCTTCATCTTGGTGGCGACCTTCCTGCTGGACCGGGTGGGGCGGAGGCCACTATTGCTGGGGGGCACCGGCGGGATGTTGTTCTCCCTGCTGGGGCTCGGCATCGGGCTGACGTTGGTGGATCACGGCCGGGAGGCCGCGGTGGGGCTGTGCGTTGCGTCGATCCTCACCTACGTGGCGTTCTTCTCCATCGGGATGGGGCCCATCACTTGGGTGTACGGGTCGGAGATCTTGCCGCTGCGAGTGCGGGCGCAGGGCGCCAGCATCGCGGTGGCGGTCAACCGGGTGACCAGCGGCATCATCACCATGACCTTCATCTCGCTGTACAAGGCCATCACCATCGGAGGAAGTTTCTTCCTGTACGCCGGCGTCGCGGCGGTCGCGTGGGTTTTCTTCTTCACCTGCTTGCCGGAAACGAGAGGGAGAACGCTGGAGGACATTGAGAACTTGTTCGCGATGGGGAAAGACAACGAGAAGGCGCCGGCAGATGGGGATGAGATGCCGGCGGCGAACTCTACTAGTGCAAATGCAACAGCCCAACGCTAG